A region of Bacteroidota bacterium DNA encodes the following proteins:
- the speY gene encoding deoxyhypusine synthase: protein MKTAKTQYLRGKQIIQKPIQGDVTITTLVDKYFQAYNAARLREACHLLTQKMLKKDVTIGMSLTGALTPAGLGGTCIVPLMKAGFVDWLVSTGANLYHDAHFALGLSMHRGTPFIDDRILREEGVVRIYDVLFDYNVLLSTDEFFREIFKFPEFDKEMGTSELHYLIGKFVYEREKLLGIKNHSILAAAYLYGVPVYTPSPGDSSIGMNIAAIKLGKTNFKLDVFKDVNETAAIVLNAKRGGGKSGVFILGGGSPKNFMLQTEPQLQEVLKIDEKGHDYFLQITDARPDTGGLSGATPSEAVSWGKVDPNQLPDTVVVYNDSTIALPIITSYVLTKSKSRPLKKLYHQREKLINKLYQEYKKNEKRSKSKKQHKK from the coding sequence GTGAAGACAGCTAAAACACAATATCTAAGAGGAAAACAAATCATTCAAAAACCGATACAGGGTGATGTTACAATTACAACCTTAGTAGATAAATATTTTCAGGCATACAATGCTGCTCGTTTGCGTGAAGCTTGCCATTTGCTTACTCAAAAGATGTTAAAAAAAGATGTTACTATCGGAATGAGTTTAACAGGTGCCCTGACTCCTGCCGGTTTGGGGGGAACTTGCATCGTCCCTTTAATGAAAGCCGGATTTGTTGATTGGTTAGTTTCGACAGGGGCAAATTTATATCACGATGCACATTTTGCACTTGGCTTGAGTATGCACCGGGGCACACCGTTTATCGATGATCGGATTTTGAGAGAAGAGGGTGTTGTCCGGATATATGATGTTTTGTTTGATTATAACGTTTTACTTTCGACGGATGAATTTTTCAGAGAGATTTTTAAATTTCCGGAATTCGATAAAGAAATGGGAACTTCCGAATTGCACTACTTAATTGGGAAGTTTGTTTACGAACGCGAAAAATTATTAGGAATTAAAAATCACAGCATATTGGCTGCAGCATATTTGTATGGCGTTCCGGTTTATACTCCTTCGCCAGGCGATAGTTCAATCGGGATGAACATTGCAGCTATTAAGTTAGGAAAAACTAATTTCAAGTTAGATGTTTTCAAAGATGTGAACGAAACAGCAGCGATAGTATTGAATGCCAAACGAGGTGGCGGTAAGAGTGGTGTTTTTATTTTGGGTGGCGGTTCACCAAAAAACTTTATGCTTCAAACAGAACCGCAGTTGCAAGAAGTTTTAAAGATAGATGAAAAAGGACACGACTACTTTTTACAGATAACCGATGCGCGTCCCGATACAGGCGGTTTGTCGGGCGCAACACCATCGGAAGCGGTAAGCTGGGGAAAGGTCGACCCGAACCAACTTCCCGACACGGTTGTGGTTTATAACGATTCGACGATTGCACTTCCGATAATTACATCGTATGTTCTTACTAAATCAAAATCACGCCCTTTAAAAAAACTATATCATCAAAGAGAAAAATTAATAAATAAACTTTATCAGGAGTACAAAAAGAACGAAAAACGTTCCAAAAGTAAAAAGCAACACAAGAAGTAA